A genome region from Chloroflexota bacterium includes the following:
- a CDS encoding ClbS/DfsB family four-helix bundle protein, with protein MNKDHLCQTLLAEREAWEALLTEIGEGRMEVPGVVGVWSVKDLVAHLTAWEKRPAAWLAAAQRGDKPTPAPWSRDLDEEQVNAWIYESNKYRMLDDVLEESRTVFDQIMQGLEALTQESLSDPHRFEWLNGIALIEAMPGNTFEHYRDHAEMIRQWLNSRPS; from the coding sequence ATGAACAAAGATCATCTCTGCCAGACTTTGCTCGCCGAGCGCGAGGCGTGGGAAGCATTGTTGACCGAGATCGGCGAAGGACGCATGGAGGTGCCGGGCGTCGTCGGCGTGTGGAGCGTCAAAGACCTGGTCGCACATTTGACCGCGTGGGAAAAACGACCCGCCGCGTGGCTCGCGGCGGCGCAGCGCGGCGACAAGCCGACACCCGCGCCCTGGTCGCGTGATTTGGACGAAGAGCAAGTGAACGCGTGGATTTATGAATCGAACAAATATCGAATGCTCGATGACGTGCTGGAGGAATCGCGCACTGTTTTCGATCAAATCATGCAAGGGCTTGAAGCGCTGACCCAGGAATCACTCAGCGACCCGCATCGCTTCGAGTGGCTGAATGGCATCGCGTTGATCGAAGCGATGCCAGGGAATACGTTTGAACACTATCGCGATCATGCGGAAATGATTCGGCAATGGCTCAATAGTAGACCGTCCTGA
- a CDS encoding ClbS/DfsB family four-helix bundle protein, producing the protein MSDEMTKAKLLDAMRTARTEWEAVLARVDESRMTLPALHGGWSVKDTIGHVAYYERWVQTWLQDAVRGKVTLGTHRDGLEVDARNALVWNDNRDRTLSDILAESKAVFDRLYQLVKLLPEADLLAPDLYSRYTIPFWGESRPLWRCIEGDSYGHYHEHAENIRRWLDGDNPHAEIEPAETFIASAATNG; encoded by the coding sequence ATGAGCGACGAAATGACCAAAGCCAAGTTGCTCGATGCGATGCGGACGGCGCGTACTGAATGGGAAGCCGTGCTCGCGCGCGTGGACGAAAGTCGGATGACGTTGCCGGCGCTTCACGGTGGGTGGTCCGTGAAGGATACTATCGGGCATGTCGCGTATTATGAACGATGGGTGCAGACCTGGCTCCAAGACGCGGTGCGCGGCAAGGTTACGCTCGGTACGCATCGCGATGGGCTGGAAGTGGATGCGCGCAACGCGCTCGTCTGGAACGACAATCGCGATCGCACATTGAGCGACATCCTCGCCGAATCGAAGGCGGTGTTCGACCGGCTGTATCAACTCGTCAAGCTGTTGCCGGAGGCGGACTTGCTCGCGCCGGATCTGTACAGTCGTTACACGATCCCCTTCTGGGGCGAATCGCGACCGCTGTGGAGATGTATCGAAGGCGATTCGTACGGACACTATCACGAGCACGCGGAAAATATCCGTCGCTGGCTCGATGGCGATAACCCGCACGCGGAAATCGAACCTGCGGAAACGTTCATCGCATCTGCCGCGACGAATGGATGA
- a CDS encoding ABATE domain-containing protein — MEEDSSKAAELALLGGALCLDFANTVGDHKTDHPSEHLTSYADLVAWSRHAGILDAQTARQMLAQAARRPAAARNVLRQAVALREALYRIFVARADDASPQSRDLDLLNQAIARAFAHARLISNGNDFAWGWEEEIALDRMLWSITHSAADLLTMGNLDRVRQCGDDECGWLFLDTSKNKSRRWCDMNDCGNRAKARRFYTRLRVALKS; from the coding sequence GTGGAAGAAGACTCGTCAAAAGCCGCAGAACTCGCGTTATTGGGCGGCGCGCTGTGCCTTGATTTTGCGAACACCGTCGGCGACCACAAAACCGATCATCCCTCCGAGCATCTGACCAGTTACGCGGATCTCGTCGCGTGGAGTCGCCATGCCGGCATCCTCGACGCGCAAACCGCGCGGCAGATGCTCGCTCAAGCCGCGCGCCGACCCGCTGCCGCGCGCAACGTTCTGCGCCAAGCCGTCGCGCTCCGCGAGGCGCTCTATCGAATTTTTGTCGCGCGCGCCGACGATGCATCCCCTCAATCGCGCGACCTCGACTTGTTGAACCAAGCCATCGCGCGCGCGTTCGCACATGCGCGCCTCATTTCGAATGGCAACGATTTCGCGTGGGGCTGGGAAGAAGAAATCGCACTCGATCGAATGCTTTGGAGTATCACGCATTCCGCCGCGGATTTGCTAACGATGGGCAATCTGGATAGAGTAAGGCAGTGCGGTGACGACGAATGCGGCTGGTTGTTTTTGGACACAAGCAAGAATAAAAGCCGGCGCTGGTGCGATATGAACGATTGTGGCAACCGCGCCAAAGCCCGCCGTTTTTATACGCGCCTGCGCGTCGCGCTCAAATCCTAA